From the genome of Tripterygium wilfordii isolate XIE 37 chromosome 6, ASM1340144v1, whole genome shotgun sequence:
CCCCTTGCAGTTATACATGGCATCTGTTATAAGAGTTTGGCATGGTGATTTGAAATATGATATATTAATCAAACATCTCTGTTGTGTGCTTCCTGTGGTTGCCTTCTACAGGGACTTGACATTGTTGGTGTTCAAACTGTTATTAACTTTGCGTGTCCTCGTGATCTGACAAGGTAAAAGTACTGAACAGCATTTAGATTTCCTATGTTGTTCTACTACTGAGATTCTTGCCTGGGCATTTGCAGTCTACCCATGGCTCTAGCGATTTATACCTATGTATTACTAGTGTCTATATTTACTCCTATCTCACTGATTCTTTGATCAGCTATGTTCATCGAGTGGGTCGTACAGCAAGAGCTGGTAGAGAAGGTTATGCTGTCACGTTTGTGACAGATAATGATCGATCTCTTTTAAAAGCAATTGTGAGTACTTCTGTAAAGTTTGTGGGCTTCTAACTGAAAGATTGACTTCTTAACATCTGCTTGGTTATTTTGTGAAAAAGAATCCTGTGGTAGGGGCCTCATGGTTTAGCATCGTTATTTTATTCCTGCCGATCCATTAATTAACCTATGAATCTTAATGCTTACGTCTGTTTGTGATTCCATCAACTATGAATCTTAATGCTTACGTCTGTTTGTGATTCCATCAACATTGAGTTTCTTTTAGACTACAAAGGTTCTTTTAAGCAACAAAGTTTGAGATGTGTTTGCCTTGACTTTTCTGGAGAACCCACATACACCCTTGGTACCTAATgtgattgtgtgtgtgtgtgtgtgtgagagagagaacaaTTGTATTTGGTAATAAAGACCTTGTCAGCATAACATTGGTGCTAGTATGTTAACATCCCTAGGGTGTGTATTGGATCTATGTTTATGCCCTAATATAGGGGTAACAATTAACTTTAGGGGGTGCTGTAATGCGGTGTCACATATTCCATTCCCCTCGTATCTCAGGCCTCGAATATCCAGTTCTAcgcaattattattttttctctcttcatttgtattagaaaattgaattttatgTCTTGCAGACTAGTTTTTTTAATTCATGGTAAACTTAGTTTAACTCCAACCAGCCATACAATTAACTGATAGTCATTCTTGAAGATTTACTCTCATACTTTTAAATTGAAGTTATGGGAAGTAACATGTTAAGATGTACATGACAGTATTGTAAGTACACCTAGTCTATacattttgcatttttttagcaatcagcatattatgtggggtaaggtttgcatacATAATTGCTTGTCCCCAATCCCGCCCattacgggagccttgtgcacgagtgttgtttacATTTTACCTTTAGCAATCAACATAAACCCATGAAGATCCTGATTAACACTCTGCAATCTGAAACCTGGCAAATGCCTTCATGCTTTAATCAAACATCCTGATCTTAACAATATGATTTATACAGAAATACAAGGCCCTGGACAGGTTGATCAATGGCTATATTTGCATCCATAGAAGTTCGTTGGATTGAAATATGATAAGCATCCCACCCGACCACCCTTACaacactttgtccgctttggCCCAAGCCCACATGGCTTTGTCTTTCATGGGTCCAGGCCCAGCCATTCCAGCGTACAAACACTAGGCTCAGGAAAACCGGTTGTTGTAAGTTAGGTCTTAGGGAGTTTGGCCTCACTTATATTATGCACCAAACTCCCACATTTAGGCAATGTGTGATGTGCGTAACAATATATAATGCTCTAGCATTTGTTTTTCATCCTTTAATATCTAAATAGTGAAAGCAGATAGAATTTCCtcaagctcttctatggagcaTTTAGAACTTTATGCTTACAAGGAAACCTGTGTGCCAACCATTGATGTTTCGTCAATTTAACAGGCAAAGAGGGCTGGTTCAAAGTTGAAAAGTAGAACTGTTGCTGAGCAGTCGATTATTAAATGGTCtcaaagaattgagcaaatGGAAGATGAAGTGGCTGTCAAGAGAGGTTTAATTTAGTTTCTCTCTGTGTATGAGTGTCTATTTCAGTTATATTAATTATGTTGAACTATTTCAGGGAGGAGATGGCCCTTAGAAAAGCTGAAATGGAAGCAACAAAGGTATCTGATTCTACTCCCTCTGAAGTAGCTTACAGGATAACTTTGAGAGATGTTTAAATATTGTCTTCCCCACCTCCACTctccgttttttttttttttctttctttctgaaaTGGGTGGGGGGTGGTTGCATGACATTGTCTAAGAGATAAATTGATCTTCTCAGAGCAAGATCTaaatatattttggttttgatcTCACTCTTGTTATTACATTTATACTAAGATGGTTTCTCCGTTTTGGGTACCTTTTTTGCTAAGATTTGTTGGCTAAGTTACTTTTACATCCGCGCAGGCAGAAAATATGATTGCACACAAGGATGAGATCTTTTCACGCCCCAAAAAAACTTGGTTTGTGactgagaaggaaaaaagagttgTGGCAAAAGCAGCAAAGGtaatttcttgtttatttttgttcACATGCATTTTCAGTTAGATAGACAAGGAGAGTTATTCATATTGTGTCTTATAGGCTTTCAAGTAGTCATTTGAATGCTTATATTTGCAAGTCTCACGACTTCTGGAGATCATCTATAATAGCATTGATTAAGTCTTGATCTTCGTGCCTCATATGGTGATTTCGTTTTGAGTGCATGTGAATTCTCTCAGTCAAATAGGACTTGATGACCAGAAGATTGCCATACCAACAGAGATGCAGTTTTCCCTTAGTTTTGTCAATATAATGAACAtatttcaatatttatttattgccATTATGCGTACAAGGAGATCGAATGATCTAGCATGTAATTAATGCTCGTATTCTTTTCACTGGCCTAAAGCTAATCAGACTTTACTTTAAGAAATGTTTATTCTACTTTTTAATTTAATCGATTATGAAATGTACCTACAATCCTTCAACAGGCATCTACGGCGAAAGACAAAGGTTCAGCAAAGGATGTTATCAGTGCCCAAGAGTCCGAAGATctcaaaatgaaagaaaagagaaagcgACAGCGTGAGGTAATTATTGGATTATCTTGCTTTGAGTTACACTGTCTTTGATTGGAAGCTTCTGCAGGGGAATTTTTTGTAACaaaatattgttgttgttaaGAAGAATTTGCCTAGGAGGAAGCGAAGAAAATTGGAAGCAGCTAGAGAGATGTTGGAGGAAGATGATGTAGTGGACAAGTCACAGGAAGTATGTGTCCTCTCTTATTTGTTTGTAACATGACTAATTTCTAAGATATAGTTCCAATGTCCCATAGATGATTACCTTGTCAATTCGAGTCTTATAGGACTAGATATCTTCTCTTCGAAAACTTATCCCGGTTCTCTGTCCCCTATCTGTCAAAGTTCTTGTGATTGTTAAGTTTTTCCAAATTGGCATTCGATGTTGCCGTCAAAATATGTCCTATCATAGGCATGAACTACTGCCTGCTGTGTGTCCATGAGTTTTCATCTGTAGTTTTATCAAATTTTGATAGAGCCATCAAACCTCAACCAACTTTTATACTCTTaaagtttttcaaaaatatttatttttggggTCAAATTGCTTGTAGTACTTAATATATAGATAATGCAGGGCGCTGGTaaaaacaagaaagagaagGCTGGATTGTCATTGGTTGACCTTGCTTATCGACGGGCAAAAGCAGTGAAGGCTGTGAAGAAAGCACAGGATGCTGGCAAGATTATCAAAAAAGGCATCAACAAACAGAAAAGTAATCCGCAAAGAACACAATCTAGGACAGAAGAAATGCAAGAGCTATTCCAGAGCGATATGGGTGATAAACAGCAGAAGAGAATCAGCGGCGGTGGAATGAGAAGGAAAAAGTCAAAGAATTCATTTAAGAGCAAGTCACGCAATGAACTGATTTGTGGACTGTGGTCCTTGGTTTTctgctccttttcttttctgtattATCAAAGCATTCTTTCTGCTGTTGGCACGGGTTATGACTTATGACTAATTTGAATAAAGTAGGCTGGAGGCTTCTTCAATAGGGCTTGAAGAACTGCCTTTGATTTCGGTTAATATTTAATCATATCGTACTTTTAGAAAATGTTGCACCATGATCCCTTTTTTACGACGTTACACGTGATTTTGGGTATAGACATCTCTGTTATCCTACAAGCCACACTCTCCCCACTGTCATTGGTGCAAGATACCAAGGGAAGGATCTATAATTGAGCTTTCATAGTCTTTATTGTAATTTGCTGCTTTTCATGCTTCATTTTCATTTACCATGTGCTCGTGCCCTTTTCCCATTTGTATGAGTTGGTGTATGAGGGTTTGGCTCCGCTATTATCACTTGATGGTTTTCATTGTAGTTGCCATTGACACTCTCATGTAGTACAGCAGCACTCATGTTTTGTTAgatattttcttgttttctctcaGTAGCATGAAAACTGTTGTTATTGTTCTCATAAGCCTTTTTCACTGATGTTGTTTAATGCTTTGTTGCAAAATGCGGGAATTAGACTCTCACCAGTAGTTTTTGCCTTGTCAGGTATAAACGCAAGTAGCAACTTCGAAGGAGGCAACAAATTTCGATATTATGTAGTCTTTTACAAAAGCTGGCTTGATCCTTCATCTGGGCAGGTAGCTGCAATACTCTAAATGTGGTAATTGCAGATAATTCAGATGCCATTTTGTACATCAACCTTGATGTTGTGCCATAGGCCCATAGCTGGGTTGGATGCCTACTTGATGATATACGGCATTGAAGTTCATTTTTGAGACATTCAATTAATCGAGACCAATGATCGAATCAATTGACCCCGGGAGCATCCAGCTGATCCATGATTTTTGTGGCTTAGATGAAAGAGAATGTAGTAGCCTATTACTTTCTAAGTTCTTTTAAAAAGTCTATCCTCCATCTGTTGCCCTCAATATTATAACTAGGGATACTGATTTGATTTGTGTAGGCTTTTTTGCGTGGCGTCTTGTTTTTCCCCCTGTAAAATAACTGTTACATGTAAAACTTAGTCTCACTCTGCGTCGTACTAAACACTGAATGATGGAAGTTTGTTTGAGAGTTGAACAAAGGCAATCATTTCAGCAGTGCTTCCAGTTTCAGGTTCCGAATACATCGATAGATTAAGAAAAAGTTCCAATGGAGTAAGAAAATCCAGGGAATCTGGGGGACGAACTCTAAATCTCTGAATATATCTTTGAAGGAGCTAAAAAGAATAATAGACAATTTCTCTACAACAGAATTATAGCACCCGTAAACCTACTGGAGATACAAAAGATTAGTTCCTTCCTCCGAATTTCTGTGATATATATGTGGAACTGGAAGAGAAGTTACACTGTTACAGCTACATGTGCCAAAGCTCTCTACTGTTGCAATGCCCATCTATGGAACCAcaggaaaggaaaataaaaattataaaccaaaactaaacaataaaacctaaaattTTCTTTAGCAAATTTATCTCACGAATCATTACTACATGGATAATTCTTCCATTCTTATTCAACTACCCTCCCACCAATGGAGCTCAGTCTAATCGTCTTTGGAAATGCAAGCATCAAATCTCTGATTGGTCTAGGGCCTTATGAACTGATCATAAGGGAGGGAAAGGGAGCACAGATGATAAATAACTTCCTATCTCCAAGGAGGTTGCTGATTTCTGTAGTTAAACGGGAAAGGTTCCCAGCCACCATCTGGTTCCTTTCTTTTCCCACCCGCTCCAGAACTTGAGGAGGGTTGGGAGCTGGTCCTAAGATGTTCTTCCATTGGCCTGCTTTGAACAGGCATCAAAAACTGCCTAAAAACTCCAGAGTCCCTGTTTCCTCCTTCAACTGTGAAACCAGAATTCAAATCAAAGTTGGGTCGCGGAGGCACTACACCATTCATGGGACTCAGCCACAATGGCGAATGAGAATATGGGGGGACTGCTGATGCGACAACTTGAGGCACAACAGGGGTTCCCCTTGAATCCACCATGTAAGGGAATGAGCCGCCAGGACCCGGTCCATACATTGCCGAGGAAAAGGACATGGTGGGTGCATTGGTCAGTCCACTGTAACCAAAAACATTTGATTGTGGGTACGATACTGTTGGAGCCATACCCAATATACTTCCCTCCCTAGCTGTAATAGCATCCATTGCAGTATCCAGATCCTTTCCATTTGGCAAGGATGTAGTTTGGGGCATAAAATTCTTTCTACTGACCTCAACTCTGGTGCCCATAATAGATATTACAGGATCATCTGGTTTAGGCCCTCCATAAGCACTTGAACTTTGGGAAGACTTACCGACAAAGAACCCTTGATCAGAAGAAGTATTATTGAGAAGATATGGTCTTTCATTCAAATCAAAGTTCCTTGCTGAAGGCTgcattgttgatgatgatgaggcaGGAGACATGCTGCGATGGCCATTCCGATTGTGAAAAAGCCACCCTTCTATCCTCAAATCTGATGGTGGGGCATCACCATCATCACTTGTGAGATTTAAATCTAATTTGTGCCTTTCTGATTTGCAAGATTCCGCAGTGTGAAGGGCAGATGAACCTGGAATTTCACTTCCAGTTATTTCGTGAATTTTATCATCTCCACCATCAGTTACATTCAGATCAAATTCAAGGGAAAATTGCCTCTGACTAGAACCACTGCTGGTTCCCCCAGCAGGAAGAGTCTTGTCGTAACCGATCCGGCGAGGTGATGCTGGACGAAAAGCACTAGTAGCGGCCGATCCCTTCCATCCAAGATTCCCCTCAAAGTGCAAAGGGGCTGCAGAGGATCCAGAAGCTGCTATTGGCCTCGATGCAGGAACAGAAATTGGGGCAGATATTGGATTTGCAATATGCTCAGTTTCATCAAAACCGACATCTTGATTCAGATCAAAATCACACAGGTCTTTCTCTGTGTTCACTTCAGGTTCTTGATCTGCCTTGATAACATGAGAAGTTTCAACATCATGTTCGTCTCTTCCAAGTTCGGAGCCCATATTATCTAAAGTATTTTTTGCCAGTCGCTCATCCTTGGGATAGGCCTCTGCCGAACTAATTTGCCCAGCAGGCATATCCCTAGGAGGGATCTCAGCAGATAATTCCTGCTTTCCATCTACAGAATCCGGGCTACCTGGCTGCCTTGCAACCTTTTCTGTAGtattctccatagatgaactgcAGGAACGTTCTCTGTAATCAACCACTTCCCTCTCCACAGCCTGAGCAACTTGTCGAGCAACTTCAAGAGCATCTACTATGCCATACTCAACCTCCATATCAGATCTCTCATCAATCATATCAGGACTTCTAGCATGGATTCTTGATCTAGAGATTTCAGAAAAGTTTCTCacatcctcatcttcatcattaCTGCTATGCTCTTTATCTTCCTCGGAAACTCCGTCATCTTCCATTTGACAAATGCTAGTAACTGTACGCTCAGTTTTCCCCAACCTACACTCAGTGGAAGATAAGTCCTGGAAATCATCAGATCCACATTGACCATCAGTCTTCAGTATCTGTGCACTGTGTCGACTTGTACTGCCTATGTCATCTATCCCCACCTTTGGTACAGATGCAGGAGTCCTGACATCACCCACGTCATCAATCTTGTTCTGTGAAGTAGGTTCTGTCACAACATCTTGAGCAGTTGCAACATCGTTGCGACAATAAACTTCTTCATCTCCTGTTGCACTAGAGAAAGAAGCTCTTGTACTCAATTTTTCTGGTAAATTGTTGAGCCTGAGAACTGGCTTTTCATCATTAGAGGTCCCATTTAACTCCAAAACTTCTGGCTGCACTTCAGTAGCGCTCTGCTTGGAATCATCAGCATTGGTCCCTTCCATGGTACCTGTTGGAGATGCTTCCTTCACAGAAGTACTTTCTTGAACAGAGGATGTCAAAAGATTTGAAGATCTATCCTCGACTTTCGACTGGTCGCAAGTAACATTGAAGCAAGGTTCCTCATTATGAGTTTGAATATTTCGATCTTCCGCCACTTCTTGTTTAAGACAATCTACACCACTTGAGACCAAAGTGTCGGATCTAGTCGGTTCTGCTGAATTATTTTCACCATTGCCATTTCTTTTAGAAACAGAATTACCTACATCAACACATTCTGGCTTAATAATCTCACTATCAGGCAAACTAACATTAAATTCCGCAACACCCTCTACAACACCGTGGACTGCCTCATCAACAGTACCCTGCTTCCAGCTATCAAACAGCGCCTTTGCTCTATCCTGAACCTGAGAACTTTTGTGGTTAAGAAGATTCTTGACGGTTATAGAGATCCCAGAGGTAACAGACCTTTCATTGCCTATATGCAGCTTTTCCACTGCCCGTAATAGTGCAGTTAATGACTCTTCCACAAGGCCATCACTTGTGTCAGCACTAAACTTAGCAGCATCCTTTAACCATCTATCAATAAAACATAGTCCATTTAACTGAATAAAGAGATCAAGACAATCTTTATTATCCGTTGCGGCAATGGTGCTTGCAACAGCAGCCCACTGTCTGGTTGCATCGCCAATGTTCTTTACAATATCTGAATCTTTCTCCTTCCGCATGACAGTGACCAGTTCCTCGACTCGAGAAGGGGCAGTAAGCCCATCTTTCATCTCGGTCAAGGTGAAAAAATCTTCTAGTGTCATAGCGCTACACAAATCATACCTCTAACCGTTGCAGAAGTCCTCGCAACATGCTAATCTTCCATCAAATAAAAGTTCAATGAACTCTCAGGAGACAATTTACAAGATTTCCTGCAAAAGACAATATGAAAAGGCTAAGCAAACAGCTCTAGAACCCACTCAATAAGCAACCATGACCATATCCTTAAATTGAGacttaacaaaaaaaacacaagaaccATCTTAAGAAGCCAATACTTCTTGCGATTTTTGTAGTTCGGAAATTAAGGTAGCACCACGAGATTAAAGTTGCATCAAGAACTAATTACTTTTG
Proteins encoded in this window:
- the LOC119999541 gene encoding uncharacterized protein LOC119999541 — translated: MTLEDFFTLTEMKDGLTAPSRVEELVTVMRKEKDSDIVKNIGDATRQWAAVASTIAATDNKDCLDLFIQLNGLCFIDRWLKDAAKFSADTSDGLVEESLTALLRAVEKLHIGNERSVTSGISITVKNLLNHKSSQVQDRAKALFDSWKQGTVDEAVHGVVEGVAEFNVSLPDSEIIKPECVDVGNSVSKRNGNGENNSAEPTRSDTLVSSGVDCLKQEVAEDRNIQTHNEEPCFNVTCDQSKVEDRSSNLLTSSVQESTSVKEASPTGTMEGTNADDSKQSATEVQPEVLELNGTSNDEKPVLRLNNLPEKLSTRASFSSATGDEEVYCRNDVATAQDVVTEPTSQNKIDDVGDVRTPASVPKVGIDDIGSTSRHSAQILKTDGQCGSDDFQDLSSTECRLGKTERTVTSICQMEDDGVSEEDKEHSSNDEDEDVRNFSEISRSRIHARSPDMIDERSDMEVEYGIVDALEVARQVAQAVEREVVDYRERSCSSSMENTTEKVARQPGSPDSVDGKQELSAEIPPRDMPAGQISSAEAYPKDERLAKNTLDNMGSELGRDEHDVETSHVIKADQEPEVNTEKDLCDFDLNQDVGFDETEHIANPISAPISVPASRPIAASGSSAAPLHFEGNLGWKGSAATSAFRPASPRRIGYDKTLPAGGTSSGSSQRQFSLEFDLNVTDGGDDKIHEITGSEIPGSSALHTAESCKSERHKLDLNLTSDDGDAPPSDLRIEGWLFHNRNGHRSMSPASSSSTMQPSARNFDLNERPYLLNNTSSDQGFFVGKSSQSSSAYGGPKPDDPVISIMGTRVEVSRKNFMPQTTSLPNGKDLDTAMDAITAREGSILGMAPTVSYPQSNVFGYSGLTNAPTMSFSSAMYGPGPGGSFPYMVDSRGTPVVPQVVASAVPPYSHSPLWLSPMNGVVPPRPNFDLNSGFTVEGGNRDSGVFRQFLMPVQSRPMEEHLRTSSQPSSSSGAGGKRKEPDGGWEPFPFNYRNQQPPWR